Proteins encoded in a region of the Anopheles aquasalis chromosome 2, idAnoAquaMG_Q_19, whole genome shotgun sequence genome:
- the LOC126581659 gene encoding transmembrane reductase CYB561D2-like isoform X2: MATENGLETKTSVKESFEKPKEPGMNEWVLMLEGIFNTINHVMIGVVCIYTSWLCWINGFSKLYTWHVFLCLLGYHLLMTEGIVLFYSGNGWSQKLTHSHKRTVHWLIEVVACFCVVLGIALEIYYRETSNKRHFSSTHSIVGLCSLIFLCLTFVNGLMSLYAVELRRRIKPIYSKLSHYLSGTVCYALGMVAIMLAYKKKIYHQNTIQEGIDMMFSFTILVTALSLIGVVRTVYNQLRMLPK, from the exons ATGgcaacggaaaatggtttaGAAACGAAAACCAGTGTGAAAGAATCTTTCGAAAAACCCAAAGAACCaggaatgaatgaatgggtgctgatgctggaagGAATATTCAACACCATAAACCACGTGATGATCGGTGTCGTCTGCATTTACACCAGCTGGCTCTGCTGGATCAATGGATTCAGTAAGCTGTACACATGGCACGTGTTTCTCTGTCTTCTCGGG TACCATCTGCTGATGACCGAGGGTATTGTTCTGTTCTACAGTGGAAACGGATGGTCCCAAAAGCTTACCCATTCACATAAGCGAACCGTTCACTGGCTGATCGAAGTTGTCGCCTGTTTCTGTGTCGTGCTAGGAATCGCACTGGAGATCTACTATCGCGAAACAAGCAACAAGCGTCACTTTTCCTCGACTCACAGCATAGTGGGACTGTGCTCGCTAATCTTCCTGTGCCTTACGTTCGTCAACGGTTTGATGTCTTTATATGCCGTAGAATTGCGGCGTCGCATTAAGCCGATATACTCGAAGCTAAGCCACTATCTTAGTGGTACAGTTTGTTACGCGCTGGGTATGGTAGCAATTATGTTGGCATATAAGAAAAAGATATACCATCAAAACACAATTCAGGAAGGCATTGACATGATGTTTTCTTTCACCATCTTGGTCACTGCATTGAGCCTTATCGGGGTTGTGAGGACCGTGTATAATCAGCTAAGAATGCTCCCAAAGTGA